One region of Ascaphus truei isolate aAscTru1 chromosome 13, aAscTru1.hap1, whole genome shotgun sequence genomic DNA includes:
- the TCHP gene encoding trichoplein keratin filament-binding protein isoform X4, translated as MDINPSAAPVLSDALQMALPTLPPSWHGRSRELEQQIVRQREQEARFRRQWDQTSQYFKQSGVCSSKQAQWSSRQSYQQSMNAFHRVRQKEEKMMTLERRREKLRALLQEERDLLESELRELRQNKEPGISEMRERAEGLKSAREERRKQVAEEFLYERWKKNNVKLREIESSLHKKHVVNAWGEQVTERNEDKAAKHEEKKRFENEYEIARREALERMKREEEKRRWAEEERVAILRQQMEELKLGELEAKKLKKEQEDLLRQQWEVEELEEERKKMEDRRKKTELGHFLSRQYNAQMKRRAQLVQAELEMDMRILTELVSKEGDDQRLRSARREQAAADAAWMKRVIEEQLHVERQREAELDTLFREEAKQVWAKREAEWERERNARDRLMKEVLTGRQLQIQDRIEQNQRAQKDSLLGREQLIRELEEAKHLTSREKRDEEGQKSARRVELEAQISERRLQEKEAMLRLEVEDREERLAEEQQNDLLQQEAEIMTHRGYQKKLYSRPRTAWS; from the exons ATGGATATTAACCCTTCGGCTGCCCCAGTGCTCAGTGACGCGTTGCAG ATGGCATTGCCCACACTCCCCCCTTCCTGGCACGGCCGGAGCCGGGAGCTGGAGCAGCAGATAGTGCGTCAGAGAGAGCAGGAGGCTCGCTTCCGCCGTCAATGGGACCAGACCAGCCAGTATTTTAAACAGTCTGGGGTGTGCAGCAGTAAACAAGCGCAGTGGAGCTCCCGGCAGTCTTATCAGCAGAG CATGAACGCGTTCCACCGAGTGAGGCAGAAGGAGGAGAAGATGATGACCCTGGAGCGGCGGAGGGAGAAGCTGCGCGCGCTGCTGCAAGAGGAGCGAGACCTGCTGGAGTCGGAGCTGAGAGAGCTCCGTCAGAACAAGGAGCCGGGTATCAGCGAGATGAGGGAGAGGGCGGAGGGTCTGAAGTCCGCACGAGAGGAGCGGAGGAAACAG GTCGCAGAGGAGTTTCTGTACGAGCGCTGGAAGAAAAATAATGTGAAGCTGCGGGAG ATTGAATCCAGCCTGCATAAAAAGCACGTGGTTAATGCCTGGGGGGAGCAGGTTACAGAGAGAAATGAG GATAAAGCAGCGAAGCACGAAGAGAAGAAAAGGTTTGAAAACGAATATGAGATCGCCAGGCGGGAAGCCCTGGAGCGGAtgaaaagagaggaggagaagcgcAGGTGGGCGGAGGAGGAACGCGTCGCGATTCTGCGGCAGCAGATGGAAGAACTTAAACTGGGGGAGTTggag GCGAAAAAGCTGAAGAAAGAGCAGGAGGATTTGCTGAGGCAGCAGTGGGAGGTGGAAGAGCTCGAGGAGGAGAGGAAGAAGATGGAGGATCGCAGGAAGAAAACAGAGCTTGG TCACTTCCTGAGCCGCCAATATAACGCCCAGATGAAGAGGCGCGCCCAACTGGTCCAAGCAGAGTTG GAGATGGACATGAGGATCCTGACGGAACTCGTAAGCAAGGAAGGGGACGACCAACGTCTGCGCTCGGCCAGAAGGGAGCAGGCCGCGGCTGACGCTGCTTGGATGAAACGCGTCATCGAGGAGCAGCTTCATGTGGAGAGGCAGCGGGAGGCTGAGCTGGACACGCTTTTCAG GGAGGAAGCTAAGCAGGTGTGGGCAAAAAGGGAAgcagaatgggagagagaaaggaacgCACGTGATCGGCTGATGAAGGAG GTGCTGACAGGGAGGCAGCTGCAGATCCAGGATAGGATAGAACAGAACCAGCGAGCGCAGAAGGATTCGCTGTTGGGCCGTGAGCAGCTAATTCGTGAGCTGGAAGAGGCCAAGCATCTGACATCCCGAGAGAAGAGAGACGAAGAGGGGCAGAAAAGCGCTCGCAGAGTAGAGCTGGAGGCCCAG ATATCTGAACGGCGCTTGCAGGAGAAAGAGGCCATGTTACGGCTGGAGGTggaagacagagaggagagactggCAGAGGAACAGCAGAATGACTTGCTGCAACAGGAGGCAGAGATCATGACCCATAGAGGGTATCAGAAGAAG
- the TCHP gene encoding trichoplein keratin filament-binding protein isoform X1, with the protein MDINPSAAPVLSDALQMALPTLPPSWHGRSRELEQQIVRQREQEARFRRQWDQTSQYFKQSGVCSSKQAQWSSRQSYQQSMNAFHRVRQKEEKMMTLERRREKLRALLQEERDLLESELRELRQNKEPGISEMRERAEGLKSAREERRKQVAEEFLYERWKKNNVKLREIESSLHKKHVVNAWGEQVTERNEDKAAKHEEKKRFENEYEIARREALERMKREEEKRRWAEEERVAILRQQMEELKLGELEAKKLKKEQEDLLRQQWEVEELEEERKKMEDRRKKTELGHFLSRQYNAQMKRRAQLVQAELEMDMRILTELVSKEGDDQRLRSARREQAAADAAWMKRVIEEQLHVERQREAELDTLFREEAKQVWAKREAEWERERNARDRLMKEVLTGRQLQIQDRIEQNQRAQKDSLLGREQLIRELEEAKHLTSREKRDEEGQKSARRVELEAQISERRLQEKEAMLRLEVEDREERLAEEQQNDLLQQEAEIMTHRGYQKKVGGLTFLFNPFQQGLQRPVCPSRSEELYSRPRTAWS; encoded by the exons ATGGATATTAACCCTTCGGCTGCCCCAGTGCTCAGTGACGCGTTGCAG ATGGCATTGCCCACACTCCCCCCTTCCTGGCACGGCCGGAGCCGGGAGCTGGAGCAGCAGATAGTGCGTCAGAGAGAGCAGGAGGCTCGCTTCCGCCGTCAATGGGACCAGACCAGCCAGTATTTTAAACAGTCTGGGGTGTGCAGCAGTAAACAAGCGCAGTGGAGCTCCCGGCAGTCTTATCAGCAGAG CATGAACGCGTTCCACCGAGTGAGGCAGAAGGAGGAGAAGATGATGACCCTGGAGCGGCGGAGGGAGAAGCTGCGCGCGCTGCTGCAAGAGGAGCGAGACCTGCTGGAGTCGGAGCTGAGAGAGCTCCGTCAGAACAAGGAGCCGGGTATCAGCGAGATGAGGGAGAGGGCGGAGGGTCTGAAGTCCGCACGAGAGGAGCGGAGGAAACAG GTCGCAGAGGAGTTTCTGTACGAGCGCTGGAAGAAAAATAATGTGAAGCTGCGGGAG ATTGAATCCAGCCTGCATAAAAAGCACGTGGTTAATGCCTGGGGGGAGCAGGTTACAGAGAGAAATGAG GATAAAGCAGCGAAGCACGAAGAGAAGAAAAGGTTTGAAAACGAATATGAGATCGCCAGGCGGGAAGCCCTGGAGCGGAtgaaaagagaggaggagaagcgcAGGTGGGCGGAGGAGGAACGCGTCGCGATTCTGCGGCAGCAGATGGAAGAACTTAAACTGGGGGAGTTggag GCGAAAAAGCTGAAGAAAGAGCAGGAGGATTTGCTGAGGCAGCAGTGGGAGGTGGAAGAGCTCGAGGAGGAGAGGAAGAAGATGGAGGATCGCAGGAAGAAAACAGAGCTTGG TCACTTCCTGAGCCGCCAATATAACGCCCAGATGAAGAGGCGCGCCCAACTGGTCCAAGCAGAGTTG GAGATGGACATGAGGATCCTGACGGAACTCGTAAGCAAGGAAGGGGACGACCAACGTCTGCGCTCGGCCAGAAGGGAGCAGGCCGCGGCTGACGCTGCTTGGATGAAACGCGTCATCGAGGAGCAGCTTCATGTGGAGAGGCAGCGGGAGGCTGAGCTGGACACGCTTTTCAG GGAGGAAGCTAAGCAGGTGTGGGCAAAAAGGGAAgcagaatgggagagagaaaggaacgCACGTGATCGGCTGATGAAGGAG GTGCTGACAGGGAGGCAGCTGCAGATCCAGGATAGGATAGAACAGAACCAGCGAGCGCAGAAGGATTCGCTGTTGGGCCGTGAGCAGCTAATTCGTGAGCTGGAAGAGGCCAAGCATCTGACATCCCGAGAGAAGAGAGACGAAGAGGGGCAGAAAAGCGCTCGCAGAGTAGAGCTGGAGGCCCAG ATATCTGAACGGCGCTTGCAGGAGAAAGAGGCCATGTTACGGCTGGAGGTggaagacagagaggagagactggCAGAGGAACAGCAGAATGACTTGCTGCAACAGGAGGCAGAGATCATGACCCATAGAGGGTATCAGAAGAAGGTAGGGGGTCTGACTTTTCTCTTCAACCCCTTTCAGCAGGGCTTGCAACGTCCGGTATGCCCCTCTCGCAGTGAAGAG
- the TCHP gene encoding trichoplein keratin filament-binding protein isoform X2 — MMALPTLPPSWHGRSRELEQQIVRQREQEARFRRQWDQTSQYFKQSGVCSSKQAQWSSRQSYQQSMNAFHRVRQKEEKMMTLERRREKLRALLQEERDLLESELRELRQNKEPGISEMRERAEGLKSAREERRKQVAEEFLYERWKKNNVKLREIESSLHKKHVVNAWGEQVTERNEDKAAKHEEKKRFENEYEIARREALERMKREEEKRRWAEEERVAILRQQMEELKLGELEAKKLKKEQEDLLRQQWEVEELEEERKKMEDRRKKTELGHFLSRQYNAQMKRRAQLVQAELEMDMRILTELVSKEGDDQRLRSARREQAAADAAWMKRVIEEQLHVERQREAELDTLFREEAKQVWAKREAEWERERNARDRLMKEVLTGRQLQIQDRIEQNQRAQKDSLLGREQLIRELEEAKHLTSREKRDEEGQKSARRVELEAQISERRLQEKEAMLRLEVEDREERLAEEQQNDLLQQEAEIMTHRGYQKKVGGLTFLFNPFQQGLQRPVCPSRSEELYSRPRTAWS; from the exons ATG ATGGCATTGCCCACACTCCCCCCTTCCTGGCACGGCCGGAGCCGGGAGCTGGAGCAGCAGATAGTGCGTCAGAGAGAGCAGGAGGCTCGCTTCCGCCGTCAATGGGACCAGACCAGCCAGTATTTTAAACAGTCTGGGGTGTGCAGCAGTAAACAAGCGCAGTGGAGCTCCCGGCAGTCTTATCAGCAGAG CATGAACGCGTTCCACCGAGTGAGGCAGAAGGAGGAGAAGATGATGACCCTGGAGCGGCGGAGGGAGAAGCTGCGCGCGCTGCTGCAAGAGGAGCGAGACCTGCTGGAGTCGGAGCTGAGAGAGCTCCGTCAGAACAAGGAGCCGGGTATCAGCGAGATGAGGGAGAGGGCGGAGGGTCTGAAGTCCGCACGAGAGGAGCGGAGGAAACAG GTCGCAGAGGAGTTTCTGTACGAGCGCTGGAAGAAAAATAATGTGAAGCTGCGGGAG ATTGAATCCAGCCTGCATAAAAAGCACGTGGTTAATGCCTGGGGGGAGCAGGTTACAGAGAGAAATGAG GATAAAGCAGCGAAGCACGAAGAGAAGAAAAGGTTTGAAAACGAATATGAGATCGCCAGGCGGGAAGCCCTGGAGCGGAtgaaaagagaggaggagaagcgcAGGTGGGCGGAGGAGGAACGCGTCGCGATTCTGCGGCAGCAGATGGAAGAACTTAAACTGGGGGAGTTggag GCGAAAAAGCTGAAGAAAGAGCAGGAGGATTTGCTGAGGCAGCAGTGGGAGGTGGAAGAGCTCGAGGAGGAGAGGAAGAAGATGGAGGATCGCAGGAAGAAAACAGAGCTTGG TCACTTCCTGAGCCGCCAATATAACGCCCAGATGAAGAGGCGCGCCCAACTGGTCCAAGCAGAGTTG GAGATGGACATGAGGATCCTGACGGAACTCGTAAGCAAGGAAGGGGACGACCAACGTCTGCGCTCGGCCAGAAGGGAGCAGGCCGCGGCTGACGCTGCTTGGATGAAACGCGTCATCGAGGAGCAGCTTCATGTGGAGAGGCAGCGGGAGGCTGAGCTGGACACGCTTTTCAG GGAGGAAGCTAAGCAGGTGTGGGCAAAAAGGGAAgcagaatgggagagagaaaggaacgCACGTGATCGGCTGATGAAGGAG GTGCTGACAGGGAGGCAGCTGCAGATCCAGGATAGGATAGAACAGAACCAGCGAGCGCAGAAGGATTCGCTGTTGGGCCGTGAGCAGCTAATTCGTGAGCTGGAAGAGGCCAAGCATCTGACATCCCGAGAGAAGAGAGACGAAGAGGGGCAGAAAAGCGCTCGCAGAGTAGAGCTGGAGGCCCAG ATATCTGAACGGCGCTTGCAGGAGAAAGAGGCCATGTTACGGCTGGAGGTggaagacagagaggagagactggCAGAGGAACAGCAGAATGACTTGCTGCAACAGGAGGCAGAGATCATGACCCATAGAGGGTATCAGAAGAAGGTAGGGGGTCTGACTTTTCTCTTCAACCCCTTTCAGCAGGGCTTGCAACGTCCGGTATGCCCCTCTCGCAGTGAAGAG
- the TCHP gene encoding trichoplein keratin filament-binding protein isoform X3, whose protein sequence is MALPTLPPSWHGRSRELEQQIVRQREQEARFRRQWDQTSQYFKQSGVCSSKQAQWSSRQSYQQSMNAFHRVRQKEEKMMTLERRREKLRALLQEERDLLESELRELRQNKEPGISEMRERAEGLKSAREERRKQVAEEFLYERWKKNNVKLREIESSLHKKHVVNAWGEQVTERNEDKAAKHEEKKRFENEYEIARREALERMKREEEKRRWAEEERVAILRQQMEELKLGELEAKKLKKEQEDLLRQQWEVEELEEERKKMEDRRKKTELGHFLSRQYNAQMKRRAQLVQAELEMDMRILTELVSKEGDDQRLRSARREQAAADAAWMKRVIEEQLHVERQREAELDTLFREEAKQVWAKREAEWERERNARDRLMKEVLTGRQLQIQDRIEQNQRAQKDSLLGREQLIRELEEAKHLTSREKRDEEGQKSARRVELEAQISERRLQEKEAMLRLEVEDREERLAEEQQNDLLQQEAEIMTHRGYQKKVGGLTFLFNPFQQGLQRPVCPSRSEELYSRPRTAWS, encoded by the exons ATGGCATTGCCCACACTCCCCCCTTCCTGGCACGGCCGGAGCCGGGAGCTGGAGCAGCAGATAGTGCGTCAGAGAGAGCAGGAGGCTCGCTTCCGCCGTCAATGGGACCAGACCAGCCAGTATTTTAAACAGTCTGGGGTGTGCAGCAGTAAACAAGCGCAGTGGAGCTCCCGGCAGTCTTATCAGCAGAG CATGAACGCGTTCCACCGAGTGAGGCAGAAGGAGGAGAAGATGATGACCCTGGAGCGGCGGAGGGAGAAGCTGCGCGCGCTGCTGCAAGAGGAGCGAGACCTGCTGGAGTCGGAGCTGAGAGAGCTCCGTCAGAACAAGGAGCCGGGTATCAGCGAGATGAGGGAGAGGGCGGAGGGTCTGAAGTCCGCACGAGAGGAGCGGAGGAAACAG GTCGCAGAGGAGTTTCTGTACGAGCGCTGGAAGAAAAATAATGTGAAGCTGCGGGAG ATTGAATCCAGCCTGCATAAAAAGCACGTGGTTAATGCCTGGGGGGAGCAGGTTACAGAGAGAAATGAG GATAAAGCAGCGAAGCACGAAGAGAAGAAAAGGTTTGAAAACGAATATGAGATCGCCAGGCGGGAAGCCCTGGAGCGGAtgaaaagagaggaggagaagcgcAGGTGGGCGGAGGAGGAACGCGTCGCGATTCTGCGGCAGCAGATGGAAGAACTTAAACTGGGGGAGTTggag GCGAAAAAGCTGAAGAAAGAGCAGGAGGATTTGCTGAGGCAGCAGTGGGAGGTGGAAGAGCTCGAGGAGGAGAGGAAGAAGATGGAGGATCGCAGGAAGAAAACAGAGCTTGG TCACTTCCTGAGCCGCCAATATAACGCCCAGATGAAGAGGCGCGCCCAACTGGTCCAAGCAGAGTTG GAGATGGACATGAGGATCCTGACGGAACTCGTAAGCAAGGAAGGGGACGACCAACGTCTGCGCTCGGCCAGAAGGGAGCAGGCCGCGGCTGACGCTGCTTGGATGAAACGCGTCATCGAGGAGCAGCTTCATGTGGAGAGGCAGCGGGAGGCTGAGCTGGACACGCTTTTCAG GGAGGAAGCTAAGCAGGTGTGGGCAAAAAGGGAAgcagaatgggagagagaaaggaacgCACGTGATCGGCTGATGAAGGAG GTGCTGACAGGGAGGCAGCTGCAGATCCAGGATAGGATAGAACAGAACCAGCGAGCGCAGAAGGATTCGCTGTTGGGCCGTGAGCAGCTAATTCGTGAGCTGGAAGAGGCCAAGCATCTGACATCCCGAGAGAAGAGAGACGAAGAGGGGCAGAAAAGCGCTCGCAGAGTAGAGCTGGAGGCCCAG ATATCTGAACGGCGCTTGCAGGAGAAAGAGGCCATGTTACGGCTGGAGGTggaagacagagaggagagactggCAGAGGAACAGCAGAATGACTTGCTGCAACAGGAGGCAGAGATCATGACCCATAGAGGGTATCAGAAGAAGGTAGGGGGTCTGACTTTTCTCTTCAACCCCTTTCAGCAGGGCTTGCAACGTCCGGTATGCCCCTCTCGCAGTGAAGAG